Part of the Streptomyces sp. WMMC500 genome is shown below.
CGCCGATCAGCAGCGACCTGCGGCCCAGCGTGAAGCCTGAATCCGACGTGTGGCTGGACGTGGTCATGATTTCCTCCGTTTTTTTGGGCGGCGGGCCTCTGGACCGGCCCGTTCGTGGGGGGGTTTGGATAGCGATGGCTGCTCCCTGGCCTTTCGACCTGCGCTGACAGCCGAGTGGGGGGGTGGGCGGACGAGCCCTCGGTCCGCGGTGGGAAGGTGGTCAGTTCATGACACACCGCTACGCGAACTCGTGGGCCGGGTCCTCAGACTGGGCATGAATGCGGGCACGCTTCCACGGCCATACGGGAATGCGCACCGGACTACACCCAGAACTCGGCGGAGTTCTTCTCAAGATCGGCCCGACTGGCCCACGTCAGCGTGCGGTCGCTGACCCGCGGGCGGGAGGTGAAGGACCGGTCGCGGGCATCTCACGAGCTGGGCACGTCGCCTCGCGGAAACGCGTCGTGCCAGACCTGCCACGCGAAAATGGGGCTTCGGCTAACGGGGTCACCCCGTCGACGGCCGAACAGCTCTGCTTCATCCCGAACTCCCCCGAATGTGCAGTGGCCCTCAGCATTCGCTGTCGCCACTGATTCCCCCGGTTAGGGTCGTCTCATGTGGTGATGGTGTGAGCTACGGCATGGTGTCTCTTGGTGAGCGCCGCTCTGTCGCTGGTTCCTGACGGACTGCGAGAGCTCGTCGCCCCGTGGGACTGACCCCGCGCATCGCCTGGCCGGGCATCGAGTCCGGTGAACGGCTCGGCCGGCGTCGCCGGAAGAGCGAAAGGGCTCCCATTTCCTCGCCTTCCTCGGCTGGCCGGTGCCCTGACTGCTACAAAAAGCTAGCGAAACTCACCACGTAAGACTACCTCTTAACGCTCCCTACGCTGCCAGTAGCCACTAGAGGATAACTTGAGGACCGACACTCAGGCGTGCCGCGTGATCAATTATCGCTGCCACTACGGTCATTATACGGAATCCAAGAAATGAATTAGTGGCTACTCGACGGCTCCCGGCGTAGTTCCTGAGAATCCTGGTCGGACGTCGGCCGGAAGAGGTCTTCGCCGTCCGGCATCGCCGCGGAGATGAGGAAGCGGAAGCTCCACTAGAGGTGTGGCCGGCCGACGGTCAAGTCGGTTCCCGGCCCCTCACAGCCGAGTGCGACCCCGCGGGCCGGCCGGCCCATCGGATGCCCCCGCGGAGTGAAGTATCTATTCCGCTTGGATGAGGACGGCAGCCTGATATTTGTTTGTTCGCGCTGAAAAAGGCGGTGAAATCAGCCGATGCGAAAGGGACTGTTACCCCGACACGGGAAACCACGTTCAGGCGGTTGCAGGGCGGCGCGCGCGGAAGATGCCGGCGTGGCCGCGGCCCGCGGCGGCCGCGCTGTCCGCGAAGAAGACCGGGTGACCGCCTTAGGGGCCGAGAGAGCGGGAGGGGGCCGGCCACTCGGTGACGAGTGCCCGGGCCCCTCCCGCTGGGTGTGCTTGCGGCGGGCCGTGCACCCTGCCGCACGGTTCGGGCGGTGGCGGGTGCGCTCAGAGGGCGGGCGCGGTCTCGGGGTCCTCCGTCTTGTCCTGGTCCTCCGTGGCCGCGGGGGCGGGCTTGTTCGGGCCGCGCAGGATGATGTAGACGAACAGCACGGCCATGACGGCGACGCCTACCCACAGGGCCTGCTGCCATCCGTCGATGTAGGACTGGCGGGCGACGTCGACCAGGTCCTTCGCGCCGGAGCCCGCGTTGGGCGCCGCCTCCAGGGCGGTGGCGATGCCTTCGCGGGCGGGGTCCGCGGCCTGCTCGGGGACGCCGTCCAGCTTGTCGTCGATGGTGTTGCGGTACCCGGCCGACAGGATCGCGCCGAGCATGGCGATGCCCAGGGCGGTACCGAACTCCCGGGTGACGTCGTTGAGTGCGGAGGCGACGCCCTGCTTCTCACGCGGCAGGGCGAGGGTGATGGCCTCGGTGGAGGGCACCATGGCCAGGCCCATGCCGAAGCCCATGACGATGATGCCGGGCAGGATCGACAGGTAGCCGTCTTCGACGGAGACGAACAGGGCCATCAGCGCCAGGCCGACGCCGGTCAGCGCGATACCCGCGGACATGGTCGCGCGGGGGCCGGCCTGCGTGGACAGCTTGGGGGCCAGGCCGGAGGCCATCATCATCGCGGCGGCCATGGGCATGAGCGCCGCCGCGGCCAGCAGTGCCGACCAGTCGAGCACGGCCTGGAAGAACGGGAAGAGGACCACGAAGATACCGGACTGGACACCGAAGACCACGAGCAGCGTGATCGAGCCGCCGCCCAGGCCGCGCTCCCGGAACAGGCGCACGTCCAGCAGCGAGGCGTCCCGGCGGCGCAGTTCCCAGACCACGAAGGCGGCTCCCGCGATGAGGCCGACGACGAGGCTGGCCAGGGTCAGGCCCGCGGTCCAGCCGCGCTCCGGCCCCTCCTGGAGGCAGAAGATGAGGGCAGCCACGGAGACGACGGATATCAGGGCGCCGGCGGTGTCGAAGTTGTGGCCGGAGCGCTCGTGGGAGTTGGGCACCGACTTCAGCGTCAGCGCCAGGGCCGCGACGACCAGGGCGATGGGCAGGGCGAACAGCCAGCGCCAGTCGGCGACGTCGACGAGGAAGGCGGACAGGAACATGCCCAGGATGCCGCCGGCCCCGGCCACACCGGTCCACACACCGATCGCCTTGCCGCGCCGCTCCTCGGGGAAGGTGGAGGTGATCACAGCCAGCGTGATGGGCATGATCGTGGCCGCGCCGACACCGCTGGCCACCCTTGCTGCGATCATCACCTCCGCGCTCGGGGCGGCGGCCGCCACCACGTTCGACACGCCGAAGACGAGCAGCGAGCCGATCAGCATGGGCTTGCGGCCCAGGCGGTCACCGATCGCGCCGAGCGGCAGCAGCAGCGCGGCGAGCGCGAGGGTGAAGATGTTGATGATCCACAGGACGGTGCGCTGCGAGGTCTCGAAGTCGACCGCCATCTCCGTCTGGGCGACGTTCAGCCCGGACACGGACGCGATGACAGCCATCAGCGCCATCGAGACGGTGATCAGGATCACGCGCAACTGACGCGCGTCCAGTAAACCCTCGCCGCTCCCGTCAGCGGGCGCCTGTGCAGGGTTCGTACTCATGGATTCCTCTCCAAGGCCGGGGCGGGGAGTGCGACGGGGGCGCCGACCGTCGGAACGGGCAGCGCCGACCGGCGACTTTTGACAGTCATAGGTAAATGGTAGCAACTTTCACTTGAGAGACCATAGGGATTGGGGACCCGCCCGGATATCGGCACGGTGTGTTCCCAGCGGGTGCGCCGGCGACGGAAGCCTGACGTGGGAGGACACCGTCGCCGGCATCGGGAACAGGAGTGTCCGCGTCGCCCTGCCCTGACGACCGGCGCGCCTGTGCGGCGCGTACGGCAGGCGTCGAACCGCCCCGGTCCGGATGCGATCCACCGTCGGGGACGACACGTGGCGGCCGTTGGGCGGTGGACGGGGCGTCACCTCGTCGTCATCGGCCGCGGGCAGGCTCCCCCGCGTGCCGGCCTCGGGGGACCTCGTCGACATCCGCCGCTGCCGCCTGCTCGGGCTCGTCGGATCGGCGGTGCTCGCGGCGGGCGGATCGAGCGCGGGGGCGCTGCCCGTGCGCGACGCGCTCCCGGCGTCGTCCGGCCGGGCCGCGCTCGGGCTGGCCGCCGCCTACTTCGGGCTCGTGCTGCTGGTCGCCGCCTGGCTGCGGCTGGGCCGGGCGGTCCGCGGGCCGGAGCCGCCGCCCCCGCGTGACCTGCTGCGCATCCTCGCGCTGTGGGTGGCGCCGCTGCTGTTCACCCCGCCGCTCTTCAGCCGGGACGTGTACAGCTACCTCGCCCAGGGCGCCATGGTGGACGAGCAGATCGACGTCTACACGCACGGCCCCGCCGAGCTCGGCGGGCCGCTGGCGGCGGAGGTGCCGGGGATCTGGCAGCACACGCCCACGCCGTACGGCCCGGTTTTCCTCGGCCTTGCGGCCGGGATCGCGGACCTGGCGCGCGTCGGCATGACCGCCGGGGTGCTCGGTATGCGGCTTGTCGCGCTGTCCGGGGTGGCGCTGATGGTGGTCTCGCTGCGGCTGCTGGCGCGCCGCCCGCAGACGCCGCAGAGCGCCGCGCTCTGGCTCGGCGCGCTGAACCCGTTGGTGCTGCTGCACCTGGTGGCCGGTGCGCACAACGACGCCGTGATGCTCGGCCTGCTCGGGCTCGGGCTCGCGGCGGCCCAGCACCGGTGGCCTCTGGTGGGCGCGGTGCTCGTCACGCTGGCCGCGCTGGTCAAGGCGCCCGCCGCGCTGGGGCTGCTGGCCGTCGCGGCGCTGCGGGCGGAGCGGTTGGACGGCCGGGCGCCGTGGGCACGCGCCGCGGCGGCCGTCGG
Proteins encoded:
- a CDS encoding MFS transporter; protein product: MSTNPAQAPADGSGEGLLDARQLRVILITVSMALMAVIASVSGLNVAQTEMAVDFETSQRTVLWIINIFTLALAALLLPLGAIGDRLGRKPMLIGSLLVFGVSNVVAAAAPSAEVMIAARVASGVGAATIMPITLAVITSTFPEERRGKAIGVWTGVAGAGGILGMFLSAFLVDVADWRWLFALPIALVVAALALTLKSVPNSHERSGHNFDTAGALISVVSVAALIFCLQEGPERGWTAGLTLASLVVGLIAGAAFVVWELRRRDASLLDVRLFRERGLGGGSITLLVVFGVQSGIFVVLFPFFQAVLDWSALLAAAALMPMAAAMMMASGLAPKLSTQAGPRATMSAGIALTGVGLALMALFVSVEDGYLSILPGIIVMGFGMGLAMVPSTEAITLALPREKQGVASALNDVTREFGTALGIAMLGAILSAGYRNTIDDKLDGVPEQAADPAREGIATALEAAPNAGSGAKDLVDVARQSYIDGWQQALWVGVAVMAVLFVYIILRGPNKPAPAATEDQDKTEDPETAPAL
- the mptB gene encoding polyprenol phosphomannose-dependent alpha 1,6 mannosyltransferase MptB, which produces MPASGDLVDIRRCRLLGLVGSAVLAAGGSSAGALPVRDALPASSGRAALGLAAAYFGLVLLVAAWLRLGRAVRGPEPPPPRDLLRILALWVAPLLFTPPLFSRDVYSYLAQGAMVDEQIDVYTHGPAELGGPLAAEVPGIWQHTPTPYGPVFLGLAAGIADLARVGMTAGVLGMRLVALSGVALMVVSLRLLARRPQTPQSAALWLGALNPLVLLHLVAGAHNDAVMLGLLGLGLAAAQHRWPLVGAVLVTLAALVKAPAALGLLAVAALRAERLDGRAPWARAAAAVGGAALVTTAAATAVTGTGYGWIASLRTPVSPGNWAPTSLLGRLTSAVLDSGGSHLAPLAVPAWHLFGLATTAVVVLVVWLRRPRLTPVHALGLSLAAVAALGPAIRPWYVLWGVFLVAATAPRGPVGRAVAAACAVLALVVLPSGFAPDRAQLAFAVAGGACAVPLALLWQTRRLGLPPRRGTPPERPA